A genome region from Brassica oleracea var. oleracea cultivar TO1000 chromosome C2, BOL, whole genome shotgun sequence includes the following:
- the LOC106326197 gene encoding uncharacterized protein LOC106326197: MCIQEQHPRSRATLKKSKTRFQVTVISCEHFQDPHLCLCKNVRLQPTSRKKMSKGCLSCFNIIRFRKKHSKKQHKSVKAKDVVEPVVLKHDEEKTNTVWTSGYIQPEYLSTNSGFYGKLGEGDSSSSLKNDFNKVKTFDLRGVTTTKEK, from the coding sequence ATGTGCATTCAAGAACAACATCCACGTTCACGCGCAACTCTCAAAAAGTCAAAAACACGCTTTCAAGTTACAGTAATATCCTGCGAACATTTTCAAGATCCTCATCTTTGTCTCTGTAAAAACGTACGTCTACAACCGACAAGCAGAAAAAAAATGTCTAAAGGATGTCTAAGTTGTTTCAATATCATACGTTTCAGGAAAAAGCATAGTAAGAAGCAACACAAATCTGTGAAAGCTAAGGATGTGGTTGAGCCGGTAGTACTAAAACATGATGAAGAGAAGACGAACACCGTATGGACATCTGGATACATCCAACCTGAATATCTCTCCACTAATTCTGGTTTCTATGGAAAACTTGGGGAAGGTGATTCTTCTTCATCGTTGAAAAATGATTTCAACAAAGTGAAGACTTTTGATTTACGAGGAGTGACAACAACAAAGGAGAAGTAA
- the LOC106323299 gene encoding uncharacterized protein LOC106323299, protein MGCFRLPKTLLSKLSSMMANFWWGSEPNLRKIHWISWDKLCLPKALGGMGFKDLECFNQAMLAKQAWKILNRPQCLLARFLKSIYFDGGEFLSAPLGGRPSFAWRSLLFGRDLLQKGLQHRVGNGQCTRVWLDKWVDDPVVGLSAPWIKNITFDANLREKSLIDSESRRWNQQKLGELFMQSDVEIITLNQPFKTNFPDSFEFPSLNGLKERVWKVQKVPKIRVFIWKAMSSALPVAELINARGMNVDVRCQACGEEPESINHTLFGCHVVRQQVEKDWAVTEKASKPLFRSKWEPPPCGWLRCNVGVDWCKRDGLAGGGWVLRNERGVVILHSRRAFSGLLNKVEANFEILKWAVERMRSHHISNVIFSGDLEDMFGAITGPEAWPSFLFYGGEI, encoded by the exons ATGGGTTGTTTCAGACTTCCTAAGACTTTACTCTCTAAACTCTCGAGCATGATGGCAAATTTTTGGTGGGGTTCTGAACCGAACCTGAGGAAGATTCATTGGATCTCCTGGGATAAGCTCTGCCTCCCAAAAGCTTTAGGTGGAATGGGTTTCAAGGACCTAGAATGTTTTAATCAGGCTATGTTAGCCAAACAGGCTTGGAAAATTCTCAACAGACCTCAATGTCTTCTTGCGAGGTTCTTAAAAAGCATTTATTTTGATGGAGGAGAATTTCTTTCAGCTCCACTTGGGGGTAGACCTTCCTTTGCTTGGAGAAGCCTGTTGTTTGGTAGGGATCTTCTTCAAAAAGGCTTGCAACACAGAGTGGGTAATGGGCAGTGTACACGAGTTTGGCTAGACAAATGGGTGGATGATCCGGTTGTGGGCCTTAGTGCTCCATGGATTAAGAACATCACTTTTGATGCCAACTTAAGGGAAAAATCCCTCATTGATTCTGAATCGAGAAGATGGAACCAGCAGAAGCTTGGAGAGTTATTTATGCAAAGTGATGTGGAGATCATCACTCTAAATCAACCT TTTAAAACAAATTTTCCAGACTCCTTTGAGTTCCCTTCCTTAAATGGCTTGAAAGAAAGGGTCTGGAAAGTGCAGAAGGTTCCTAAAATCAGAGTCTTCATCTGGAAAGCAATGAGTAGTGCTCTTCCTGTTGCAGAATTGATCAATGCCAGAGGAATGAATGTTGATGTTAGGTGCCAAGCGTGTGGAGAGGAGCCGGAATCAATTAATCACACTCTCTTTGGATGCCATGTAGTTAGACAG CAAGTAGAAAAGGACTGGGCTGTTACTGAGAAGGCAAGCAAGCCTTTGTTCCGCTCAAAGTGGGAACCGCCACCGTGCGGTTGGCTCAGGTGCAATGTTGGGGTGGACTGGTGTAAAAGGGACGGTCTTGCTGGAGGTGGCTGGGTCTTGAGGAATGAGAGAGGTGTGGTCATCCTTCACAGTCGTAGAGCATTTTCAGGTTTGCTTAATAAAGTTGAGGCAAATTTTGAAATCCTAAAATGGGCTGTGGAGAGAATGAGAAGTCATCATATCTCCAACGTGATCTTCTCGGGGGATCTTGAGGATATGTTTGGAGCAATCACAGGACCGGAAGCATGGCCATCCTTCCTGTTCTATGGTGGAGAAATCTAG
- the LOC106325079 gene encoding probable WRKY transcription factor 38, translating to MAKTNTLNSMNTSHEKAVQAILYGQSCAKRLKLQLDHPIAGGRSVSNYDLAKSIVHCFSSAISIFSDKPKSEDNLFSDLSSRDSSSSSSSSPSPSLPQRSHSKKRKNNNTNSSENWRHDSPDPNYYDGFLWRKYGQKTIKQSKHQRSYYRCSYNIDHACGARKHEQKIKDNPPVYRTTYFGHHTCNINHKVHNQDAGLTTVGESVNDLENSRMIWFGKDLDQEKESHTSGLSISVKHEEGSIKEETMDQYRGITSHDKDCQNVIKENHQPSPSGSYTPPSSSGSEIDMFDSDLLVEDLDLWDRYDMYNFGLR from the exons ATGGCTAAAACAAACACACTCAACTCTATGAATACCTCCCATGAAAAGGCGGTACAAGCTATCCTTTATGGCCAAAGCTGTGCCAAGCGGTTGAAGCTTCAGCTTGACCATCCAATTGCTGGCGGAAGATCGGTTTCAAACTATGATCTTGCTAAATCGATTGTCCATTGTTTTTCCAGTGCCATCTCAATCTTTTCTGATAAACCAAAATCGGAGGATAATTTATTTTCTGATTTATCTTCAAGGGATTCTTCTTCTTCTTCTTCTTCTTCTCCTTCTCCTTCTCTTCCCCAGAGAAGCCACTCCAAGAAAAG AAAGAATAATAATACAAATTCAAGTGAGAATTGGAGGCACGATTCACCGGATCCGAACTACTACGATGGGTTTCTTTGGAGGAAATATGGCCAAAAGACTATTAAACAATCTAAACACCAAAG GAGCTACTATAGATGTTCTTACAACATAGACCATGCCTGTGGAGCAAGAAAGCACGAACAGAAGATTAAAGACAATCCCCCCGTTTACCGAACAACGTACTTTGGCCACCACACTTGCAATATCAACCATAAGGTCCATAACCAAGATGCTGGTTTAACTACCGTTGGGGAATCAGTTAATGATTTGGAAAATTCCCGGATGATCTGGTTCGGAAAAGATCTCGATCAGGAGAAGGAAAGTCACACGAGCGGTTTATCTATATCGGTTAAGCATGAAGAAGGGAGCATCAAAGAGGAAACTATGGATCAGTACCGTGGGATAACCAGTCATGATAAAGATTGTCAAAATGTGATTAAAGAGAATCATCAACCATCGCCATCAGGTTCTTATACTCCTCCGTCGTCATCTGGCAGTGAAATTGACATGTTTGATTCAGATCTGCTTGTGGAAGACTTAGATTTATGGGATCGTTATGATATGTATAACTTTGGACTGCGTTAG
- the LOC106323300 gene encoding uncharacterized protein LOC106323300, with product MEVGNEKHTSFWYDVWSKHGYLKVALGECGLIDLGIADNALVSDVLGRQQRSRRHRVSILNEVENEIEFLRLADHQGNDTALWKQEEGRFVNRFSSKRTWEQIRNSHQACNWSKGIWFAHSTPKYSFFVWIVMRNRLQTGDKMRLWNVGIDATCILCNEDEETCDHLFFGCRFWMWTTLIVSDVLENLSLTLMKCVKFLREIQGYGGLSMCMEQVISKKLRFVIIAGELIGKQVLQ from the exons ATGGAAGTAGGGAATGAGAAGCATACTTCATTCTGGTATGATGTCTGGTCCAAGCATGGTTACCTCAAAGTTGCTCTGGGTGAATGTGGTCTGATTGATTTAGGCATTGCTGATAATGCCTTGGTGTCAGATGTTCTTGGGAGGCAGCAAAGAAGTAGAAGACACAGAGTTAGTATCTTAAATGAGGTGGAGAATGAGATAGAGTTTCTTCGCTTGGCTGACCATCAGGGTAATGATACTGCTCTATGGAAGCAAGAGGAAGGTAGATTTGTAAATAGATTTTCATCTAAAAGAACTTGGGAACAGATTCGCAATAGCCATCAAGCTTGCAACTGGAGCAAAGGCATCTGGTTTGCCCACTCGACTCCAAAGTACTCCTTCTTTGTGTGGATTGTTATGCGTAACAGACTGCAAACGGGAGACAAAATGCGTTTATGGAATGTTGGGATTGATGCGACCTGCATTCTATGTAATGAAGATGAAGAAACATGTGATCATCTCTTCTTCGGCTGCAG ATTTTGGATGTGGACAACACTCATAGTCTCAGATGTCCTTGAGAACTTGAGTCTGACACTCATGAAGTGTGTCAAGTTTCTAAGGGAGATCCAG GGATACGGTGGTCTTAGCATGTGCATGGAACAAGTCATTTCGAAGAAATTGAGGTTTGTTATAATAGCTGGAGAACTTATTGGTAAACAAGTGCTTCAGTAG